A single window of Neisseria sp. KEM232 DNA harbors:
- a CDS encoding virulence RhuM family protein: MDNLIIYNTDDGQSHVSLLVSDGEAWLTQNQLAELFSTSVPNIATHIKNILEDKELNEVSVIKDFLITAQDGKQYQVKHYALDMILAVGFRVRSPRGVQFRRWANTQLRAYLDKGFVLDKERLKNPQGRTDYFDELLAEIREIRASEARFYQKVRDLFALSSDYDKTDKAAQMFFAETQNKLIFAVTRQTAAELVCTRADAALPNMGLTSWKGRIVRKGDIVVAKNYLSADELDTLNRLVMIFLESAELRVKNRQDLTLDFWRGNVDSLIGFNGFPVLQDKGGRTHRQMELFAQEQYALFNQARKAAKLAADETEDLRELENWQAELEKR, translated from the coding sequence ATGGACAACCTAATCATCTACAACACCGACGACGGCCAAAGCCATGTTTCCCTGCTGGTGTCCGACGGCGAAGCTTGGCTCACGCAAAACCAGCTTGCCGAACTTTTTAGCACCTCTGTGCCCAATATCGCTACGCATATTAAAAACATATTGGAAGACAAAGAGTTGAACGAGGTTTCAGTTATTAAGGATTTCTTAATAACTGCCCAAGACGGCAAGCAGTATCAGGTCAAGCATTACGCGCTGGATATGATTCTGGCAGTCGGTTTCCGCGTCCGCAGCCCGCGCGGGGTGCAGTTCCGCCGTTGGGCAAATACGCAGCTTCGCGCTTATTTGGACAAGGGTTTTGTGTTGGATAAAGAACGGCTGAAAAACCCGCAGGGGCGAACAGATTATTTTGACGAACTGCTGGCGGAAATCCGCGAAATCCGTGCCAGCGAAGCACGGTTTTATCAGAAAGTGCGCGATTTGTTCGCCCTATCCAGCGACTACGACAAAACCGATAAGGCGGCGCAGATGTTTTTTGCCGAAACGCAAAACAAGCTGATTTTCGCCGTTACCCGCCAAACGGCGGCCGAACTGGTCTGCACCCGCGCCGATGCCGCGCTGCCGAATATGGGCTTGACCTCATGGAAAGGGAGGATAGTGCGTAAAGGCGATATTGTGGTGGCGAAAAACTATCTGTCTGCCGACGAGTTGGACACGCTCAACCGTTTGGTGATGATTTTCTTGGAAAGCGCGGAACTGCGCGTGAAAAACCGCCAAGACCTGACGCTGGATTTCTGGCGCGGCAATGTGGATAGTCTGATTGGTTTCAACGGTTTCCCCGTATTGCAAGACAAAGGCGGCCGCACGCACCGCCAAATGGAGCTGTTCGCCCAAGAACAATACGCGCTGTTTAACCAGGCACGCAAAGCTGCCAAACTGGCCGCCGACGAAACCGAAGACTTGCGCG
- a CDS encoding DUF2892 domain-containing protein → MKKNVGTLDRIIRIVLGLALIAAAATGTIGWWGWIGIVPLATGLMSSCLLYGLLGINTCPADKK, encoded by the coding sequence ATGAAAAAAAACGTCGGCACGCTTGACCGCATTATCCGCATCGTATTGGGTTTGGCCTTAATCGCCGCCGCCGCCACAGGCACAATCGGCTGGTGGGGCTGGATAGGCATCGTGCCGCTGGCCACGGGGCTGATGTCGAGCTGCCTTTTATACGGCCTGCTCGGCATCAACACTTGTCCGGCGGACAAAAAATGA
- a CDS encoding GNAT family N-acetyltransferase has protein sequence MFTPNPDEIVIYGTTCKGKVFRPSDWAERLCGILSSFDKGNRLSYHEWVRPLLVGKVRSVAVGTRLETINPPMFRFLMDFAADNDLQVLDADGLAALTREQPPAAAPVSEQSAPAPQPAPVTEAEHSLIVREIAAGDTKLAFPALSVLRPELTDANRFAEQVDNGQRPEGYRLFGVFEAGKNNAVAVCGLRTATSLSAGRHILIDDLVTVPQMRGRGCCRLLLQAVAAFARAENIAQIHAAADAGLERAEAHRLYFRHGFAIGAYRFVCQTDSFRP, from the coding sequence ATGTTCACCCCCAACCCCGACGAAATCGTTATCTACGGCACAACCTGCAAAGGCAAAGTCTTCCGTCCGAGCGATTGGGCGGAACGCCTGTGCGGCATCCTGTCGTCGTTCGACAAGGGCAACCGCCTGTCCTACCACGAATGGGTGCGGCCGCTTCTGGTCGGCAAAGTGCGCAGCGTCGCCGTGGGTACGAGGTTGGAAACCATCAATCCGCCGATGTTCCGCTTCCTGATGGACTTTGCCGCCGACAACGATTTGCAGGTGCTCGATGCAGACGGCCTCGCCGCCCTGACGCGCGAACAGCCGCCCGCCGCAGCGCCCGTGTCGGAACAAAGCGCCCCCGCGCCGCAGCCCGCCCCCGTAACAGAGGCGGAACACAGCCTGATCGTGCGCGAAATTGCAGCGGGCGACACCAAGCTGGCCTTCCCCGCGTTAAGCGTATTGCGCCCCGAGCTGACCGATGCCAACCGCTTCGCCGAGCAGGTGGACAACGGCCAGCGCCCCGAAGGCTACCGCTTGTTCGGCGTGTTTGAAGCGGGCAAAAACAACGCCGTCGCCGTATGCGGCCTGCGCACCGCCACCAGCCTCTCGGCGGGCAGGCATATTCTGATTGATGATTTGGTTACCGTGCCGCAGATGCGCGGGCGCGGCTGCTGCCGCCTGCTGCTGCAAGCCGTGGCCGCGTTCGCGCGGGCCGAAAACATTGCACAAATCCACGCCGCTGCCGATGCGGGTCTCGAACGCGCCGAAGCGCACCGCCTCTATTTTCGCCACGGCTTTGCCATCGGCGCCTACCGCTTCGTCTGCCAAACCGATTCCTTCCGCCCTTGA
- a CDS encoding PHP domain-containing protein, producing the protein MIDLHCHSTVSDGRLSPAEVVRLAYQNGCTLLALTDHDHTGGLAEARAEAAALGLRFVSGVEISVTWHGNTVHIVGLDFDENNTALQNLLAAVRQGRLKRLEAIAAKLEKKGIVGAYEGALALAANPEMVSRTHIADFLIQQGHVRNKQQAFTKYLGEGKSCAVPHQWAELADCVAAVNGAGGLAVVAHPMRYGFSATAKRRLFEEFKALGGAGIEVHSGSCSKNDSLNYALLAERYGLLASAGSDFHRLGDFSGGILGACPELPKGCRPVWEHFKAV; encoded by the coding sequence ATGATAGATTTGCACTGCCATTCCACCGTTTCAGACGGCCGCTTAAGCCCCGCCGAAGTCGTGCGCCTCGCGTATCAAAACGGCTGCACCCTGCTCGCGCTCACCGACCACGACCACACCGGCGGCCTCGCCGAAGCCCGCGCCGAAGCCGCCGCGCTCGGTTTGCGCTTTGTCAGCGGCGTGGAAATCTCGGTAACGTGGCACGGCAACACCGTCCACATCGTCGGCCTTGATTTTGACGAGAACAACACCGCGCTGCAAAACCTGCTTGCCGCCGTGCGCCAAGGCCGTCTGAAACGCCTCGAAGCCATCGCCGCCAAGCTGGAGAAAAAAGGCATCGTCGGCGCATACGAAGGCGCGCTCGCGCTGGCCGCCAACCCCGAAATGGTCAGCCGCACCCACATCGCCGACTTCCTTATCCAACAAGGCCATGTCCGCAACAAACAGCAGGCGTTCACCAAATATCTGGGCGAGGGCAAATCCTGCGCCGTGCCGCACCAATGGGCAGAGCTGGCCGACTGCGTGGCCGCCGTCAACGGCGCGGGCGGCCTCGCCGTGGTTGCCCACCCCATGCGCTACGGCTTTTCCGCCACCGCCAAACGCCGCCTGTTTGAAGAATTCAAAGCCTTGGGCGGCGCGGGTATCGAAGTGCACAGCGGCAGCTGCAGCAAAAACGACAGCCTCAACTACGCCCTGCTCGCCGAACGCTACGGCCTGCTCGCCAGCGCAGGCAGCGATTTCCACCGCTTGGGCGACTTCTCCGGCGGCATCCTCGGCGCGTGTCCCGAATTGCCGAAAGGCTGCCGGCCGGTATGGGAACACTTTAAGGCCGTCTGA
- the map gene encoding type I methionyl aminopeptidase translates to MAVIIHTPEEIEKMRELGRLAAEALDYIGQFVKPGVTTNEIDKLIYDYHVNVQGGYPAPLNYGNPPYPKSCCTSVNNVICHGIPNDKPLKNGDIVNIDVTIKKDGFHGDSSRMYAVGTISPVARRLIDVTHEAMMAGIAEVKPGATLGDVGHACQQVAENAGYSVVQEFCGHGIGREFHCEPQVLHYGRKGHGLVLKPGMIFTVEPMINQGKRHLKILADGWTVVTKDRSLSAQWEHEVLVTETGYEILTVSPASGKP, encoded by the coding sequence ATGGCAGTAATCATCCACACCCCCGAAGAAATCGAAAAAATGCGCGAACTCGGCCGCCTGGCCGCCGAAGCGCTCGACTACATCGGCCAATTCGTCAAACCCGGCGTCACCACCAACGAAATCGACAAACTCATCTACGACTACCACGTCAACGTACAGGGCGGCTATCCCGCGCCGCTGAACTACGGCAACCCGCCGTATCCCAAATCCTGCTGCACATCCGTCAACAACGTTATCTGCCACGGCATCCCCAACGACAAACCGCTGAAAAACGGCGACATCGTCAATATCGACGTCACCATCAAAAAAGACGGCTTCCACGGCGATTCCAGCCGCATGTACGCCGTCGGCACGATTTCCCCCGTCGCCCGCCGACTGATCGACGTGACGCACGAAGCCATGATGGCGGGCATCGCCGAAGTCAAACCCGGTGCCACGCTCGGCGACGTCGGCCATGCCTGCCAGCAGGTGGCCGAAAACGCGGGCTATTCCGTGGTGCAGGAATTCTGCGGCCACGGCATCGGCCGCGAATTCCACTGCGAACCGCAGGTGCTGCACTACGGCCGCAAAGGACATGGGCTGGTGTTGAAACCCGGCATGATTTTCACCGTCGAACCGATGATCAACCAAGGCAAACGCCATCTGAAAATCCTGGCCGACGGCTGGACAGTGGTCACCAAAGACCGCTCGCTCTCCGCCCAGTGGGAACACGAGGTGCTGGTGACCGAAACAGGATACGAAATCCTCACCGTCAGCCCCGCAAGCGGCAAGCCGTAA
- a CDS encoding murein L,D-transpeptidase, translating to MLLGGSVAASASGSIDAFKQSRKVVVDTAKAELCFADNGQCHPVLVGKTTPKGVFDMKIYKTDKRGYGGDIIGFKQEKDFLFALHRVWTLKPSERRLERIQSPVAADRIMTNGCINVSDEVYEKLKQYFVLEVI from the coding sequence ATGCTGCTGGGAGGAAGCGTTGCCGCTTCCGCTTCCGGCAGCATTGATGCTTTCAAGCAGAGCCGCAAAGTCGTGGTCGATACCGCCAAAGCCGAATTGTGCTTTGCCGACAACGGCCAATGCCATCCCGTTCTGGTCGGCAAAACCACGCCGAAAGGCGTGTTCGACATGAAAATCTACAAAACCGACAAGCGCGGCTACGGCGGCGACATCATCGGTTTCAAGCAGGAAAAGGATTTTCTGTTCGCCCTGCACCGCGTTTGGACGCTCAAACCGTCCGAACGCCGCTTGGAGCGCATCCAATCGCCTGTGGCTGCCGACCGCATCATGACCAACGGCTGCATCAACGTCAGCGACGAGGTATACGAAAAACTGAAACAGTATTTCGTGCTGGAAGTCATCTGA
- a CDS encoding outer membrane protein assembly factor BamE has translation MKNTQFLKTGAALAAACLLAACATKSKITAEGTTDNPVFPKPYSLTFNKDRGTFPTYDELDKMRPGLTKDDIYKILGRPHYDEGMYGVREWDYLFHFYTPGVPADPDNTSGVDGITTCQYKVIFDKHKFARSFHWNPVFPQGAVCPPPQPEPPKAEPQVIIREVVAAPAKKIRQ, from the coding sequence ATGAAAAACACACAATTTCTGAAAACGGGCGCGGCACTGGCCGCCGCCTGCCTCCTGGCCGCCTGCGCCACCAAAAGCAAAATCACCGCCGAGGGCACGACCGACAACCCCGTGTTCCCCAAACCCTATTCCCTCACCTTCAACAAAGACCGGGGCACTTTCCCCACCTATGACGAGCTGGACAAAATGCGCCCCGGCCTGACCAAAGACGACATCTACAAAATCCTCGGCCGCCCGCACTACGACGAAGGCATGTACGGCGTGCGCGAATGGGATTACCTGTTCCACTTCTACACTCCGGGCGTGCCGGCCGATCCCGACAACACTTCCGGCGTGGACGGCATCACCACCTGCCAGTACAAAGTGATTTTCGACAAACACAAATTCGCCCGCAGCTTCCACTGGAATCCCGTATTCCCGCAAGGCGCGGTCTGCCCGCCGCCGCAGCCCGAGCCGCCCAAAGCCGAGCCGCAGGTCATCATCCGCGAAGTAGTGGCCGCTCCGGCCAAGAAAATCCGCCAATAA
- a CDS encoding oxidoreductase-like domain-containing protein, with product MAATPKPDMRPSENLLPEPVRPEDWECCGSECGDACTFEIYRREKAAYDAQKKQLENQNNEAV from the coding sequence ATGGCTGCGACCCCGAAGCCTGATATGAGGCCGTCTGAAAATCTGCTGCCCGAACCCGTGCGCCCCGAAGACTGGGAATGCTGCGGCAGCGAATGCGGCGATGCCTGCACTTTTGAAATCTACCGCCGCGAAAAAGCGGCCTACGACGCACAGAAAAAACAGTTGGAAAATCAAAATAATGAGGCCGTCTGA
- a CDS encoding valine--tRNA ligase, with amino-acid sequence MLDKYSPSDIESKHYQNWESKGYFAPDMDLAKPSFAIQLPPPNVTGTLHMGHAFNQTIMDGLTRYYRMKGRNTAWIPGTDHAGIATQIVVERQLAAEGVSRHDLGREKFLEKVWAWKNLSGGTITQQMRRVGCSADWQREYFTMDDVRAETVTEVFVRLFEQSLIYRGKRLVNWDPVLGTAVSDLEVESVEEDGSMWHIRYPLADGSDGLIVATTRPETMLGDVAVAVHPEDERYARFIGKELVLPLTGRTIPVIADEYVEKDFGTGCVKITPAHDFNDYEVGKRHDTKLVNVFDLKAKILSDAEVFNYKGEAQPGFRLPEQYAGLDRFAARKQIVADLKEQGFLQEIKPHKLMTPKGDRTGSVIEPMLTSQWFVAMNAKPQGIEPNSEYRGLSLAEKAKKAVDSGAVRFIPENWVNTYNQWMNNIQDWCISRQLWWGHQIPAWYDENGNYYVARSEEDAQKQADSLKLTRDEDVLDTWFSSALVPFSTLGWPSETPELKAFLPSNVLVTGYEIIFFWVARMIMMTTHFTGKVPFKDVYIHGIVRDHEGKKMSKSEGNVIDPVDLIDGIDLEKLLIKRTTGLRKPETAPAVKKTTEKLFPEGIPAMGADALRFTMASYASLGRSVNFDFKRAEGYRNFCNKLWNATNFVLMNTENQDCGQDEMQPLAFTFADQWIIGKLQQAEAAVAEAFETYRFDLAAQTLYEFVWNEYCDWYIELAKVQIQTGCPTTQRTTRRTLVRVLEAILRLLHPIMPFITEELWQTVAPLANAKHSDSIMLAAYPEADPEKIVSAAFDKMASLKDLADEVRKLRGEMGIAPNVKAPLFVEGGSDLADCLEYLPALTRLTEAKLVDKLPEAEDAPVAVCNGARLMLKVEIDKAAETARLTKEAEKLQKALDKLNAKLSKPGYTDKAPAHLVEKDRADLAELVDKMGKVEGQLTRLKG; translated from the coding sequence ATGCTCGACAAATACTCCCCCTCTGACATCGAAAGCAAACACTACCAAAACTGGGAAAGCAAAGGCTATTTCGCCCCCGATATGGATTTGGCGAAACCCTCGTTTGCCATCCAGCTTCCCCCGCCCAACGTAACCGGCACGCTGCACATGGGGCACGCGTTTAACCAGACGATTATGGACGGCCTCACGCGCTACTACCGCATGAAAGGCCGCAACACCGCGTGGATTCCGGGCACCGACCACGCGGGCATTGCCACGCAGATTGTGGTGGAGCGCCAGCTTGCCGCCGAAGGCGTGTCGCGCCACGATTTGGGGCGTGAAAAATTCTTGGAAAAAGTGTGGGCGTGGAAAAACCTCTCCGGCGGCACGATTACGCAGCAGATGCGCCGCGTCGGCTGCTCGGCAGACTGGCAGCGCGAGTATTTCACGATGGACGACGTGCGCGCCGAGACGGTTACCGAAGTATTCGTGCGCCTGTTTGAGCAGAGCTTGATTTATCGCGGCAAGCGGCTGGTGAACTGGGACCCGGTGCTGGGTACGGCGGTATCCGATTTGGAAGTGGAAAGCGTGGAAGAAGACGGCTCGATGTGGCATATCCGCTATCCGCTCGCCGACGGTTCAGACGGCCTTATCGTCGCCACCACCCGCCCCGAAACCATGCTGGGCGACGTGGCGGTAGCGGTGCACCCCGAAGACGAACGCTACGCGCGTTTTATCGGCAAAGAGCTGGTATTGCCGCTCACCGGCCGCACCATCCCCGTGATTGCCGACGAATACGTGGAAAAAGATTTCGGCACAGGCTGCGTGAAAATCACCCCCGCGCACGATTTCAACGACTACGAAGTAGGCAAACGCCACGACACCAAACTGGTAAACGTGTTTGATTTAAAAGCAAAAATCCTGAGCGATGCCGAAGTGTTCAACTACAAAGGCGAAGCGCAACCGGGTTTCAGGCTGCCTGAACAATACGCAGGCTTGGACCGCTTTGCCGCGCGCAAACAAATCGTGGCCGACCTGAAAGAACAGGGCTTTTTGCAGGAAATCAAACCGCACAAGCTGATGACGCCCAAAGGCGACCGTACAGGCTCAGTGATTGAACCGATGCTGACCAGCCAATGGTTTGTCGCCATGAATGCCAAGCCGCAGGGCATCGAGCCGAACAGCGAATACCGCGGCCTGAGTTTGGCGGAAAAGGCGAAAAAGGCGGTGGACAGCGGCGCGGTACGCTTCATCCCCGAAAACTGGGTCAATACCTATAACCAATGGATGAACAACATCCAAGACTGGTGCATCTCGCGCCAACTTTGGTGGGGGCACCAAATCCCCGCGTGGTATGACGAAAACGGCAATTACTACGTTGCCCGCAGCGAAGAAGACGCGCAAAAACAGGCAGACAGCCTGAAACTCACCCGCGACGAAGACGTATTGGATACATGGTTCTCCTCCGCCCTCGTGCCCTTCTCCACGCTCGGCTGGCCGTCTGAAACGCCCGAACTCAAAGCCTTTCTGCCCAGCAATGTCTTGGTAACGGGCTACGAAATCATCTTCTTCTGGGTGGCCCGCATGATTATGATGACCACGCATTTCACCGGCAAAGTGCCGTTTAAAGACGTGTACATCCACGGCATCGTGCGCGACCACGAAGGCAAAAAAATGTCCAAATCCGAAGGCAACGTCATCGACCCCGTCGATTTGATTGACGGCATCGACTTGGAAAAACTGCTTATCAAACGCACTACCGGCCTGCGCAAGCCCGAAACCGCCCCCGCCGTGAAAAAAACCACCGAAAAACTGTTCCCCGAAGGCATCCCCGCCATGGGGGCAGACGCATTGCGTTTCACCATGGCCAGCTACGCCAGCCTCGGCCGCAGCGTAAACTTCGACTTCAAACGCGCCGAAGGCTACCGCAACTTTTGCAATAAATTGTGGAACGCCACCAACTTCGTGTTGATGAACACCGAAAACCAAGACTGCGGCCAAGACGAAATGCAGCCATTGGCGTTTACCTTTGCCGACCAATGGATTATCGGCAAACTGCAACAAGCCGAAGCCGCCGTTGCCGAAGCCTTTGAAACCTACCGCTTCGACTTGGCCGCGCAAACGCTATACGAATTCGTGTGGAACGAATACTGCGACTGGTACATCGAGCTTGCCAAAGTGCAAATCCAAACCGGCTGCCCCACCACCCAACGCACCACCCGCCGCACCCTCGTGCGCGTACTCGAAGCCATCCTGCGCCTCTTGCACCCCATCATGCCCTTTATCACCGAAGAACTCTGGCAAACCGTCGCCCCGCTGGCCAACGCCAAACACAGCGACAGCATCATGCTCGCCGCCTACCCCGAAGCCGACCCGGAGAAAATCGTCTCCGCCGCCTTTGACAAAATGGCCAGTCTGAAAGATTTGGCCGACGAAGTGCGCAAACTGCGCGGCGAAATGGGCATCGCGCCAAACGTTAAAGCCCCGCTGTTTGTCGAAGGCGGCAGCGACTTGGCCGACTGCCTCGAATACCTGCCCGCCCTCACCCGCCTCACCGAAGCCAAGCTGGTGGACAAACTGCCCGAAGCCGAAGACGCCCCCGTCGCCGTCTGCAACGGCGCACGCCTGATGCTCAAAGTGGAAATTGACAAAGCCGCCGAAACCGCGCGTTTGACCAAAGAAGCCGAAAAACTGCAAAAGGCTTTGGACAAGCTGAACGCCAAACTCTCCAAACCCGGCTACACCGACAAAGCCCCCGCGCATCTGGTGGAGAAGGATAGGGCGGATTTGGCGGAGTTGGTGGATAAGATGGGGAAAGTGGAAGGGCAGTTGACGAGGTTGAAAGGGTAG
- a CDS encoding phosphatidylglycerophosphatase A: protein MSQTQQPAVPSWEWMMRRPVRILGLGFGTGLAGKAPGTFGTLPAVFVSGLLLGMGMSRTALLVLALILFAVGVRICDTVSRELGQTDHRAIVWDEFAAMMLVLACVPQGFGWWLLAFILFRVFDIAKPQPVKWADSRVKGGLGVMLDDTVAAVCTIVLIQILHWLFA, encoded by the coding sequence ATGTCGCAAACGCAACAACCCGCCGTTCCCTCTTGGGAATGGATGATGCGCCGCCCCGTGCGCATCCTCGGTCTCGGCTTCGGCACCGGCCTGGCCGGCAAAGCCCCCGGCACCTTCGGCACGCTGCCCGCCGTTTTCGTCTCCGGCCTGCTCTTGGGAATGGGCATGAGCCGCACCGCCCTGCTGGTTTTGGCGCTGATTCTGTTTGCTGTCGGCGTGCGCATCTGCGATACCGTCAGCCGCGAATTGGGGCAGACCGACCACCGCGCCATCGTTTGGGACGAATTTGCCGCCATGATGCTGGTGCTTGCCTGCGTGCCGCAGGGCTTCGGCTGGTGGCTGCTGGCCTTTATTCTGTTCCGCGTTTTCGACATCGCCAAACCGCAGCCCGTCAAATGGGCCGACAGCCGCGTCAAAGGCGGCTTGGGCGTGATGCTCGACGACACCGTCGCCGCCGTCTGCACCATCGTGCTGATACAGATTCTGCATTGGCTGTTTGCCTGA
- a CDS encoding DNA-binding transcriptional regulator, protein MSTFPQLSNIRDIRKKLGLNQSEFWSKIGVTQSGGSRYESGRNMPKPVRELLRLVHIERVDLEKVNGRDYHLLKLLKEQEAETYHRLLKQLEKTENP, encoded by the coding sequence ATGTCTACATTTCCCCAACTGTCAAACATCCGTGACATACGGAAAAAGCTCGGCCTGAATCAAAGCGAATTCTGGAGCAAAATCGGTGTTACCCAATCCGGCGGTTCCCGCTACGAATCCGGCCGTAATATGCCCAAGCCCGTGCGCGAGCTGCTGCGCCTGGTACACATCGAGCGCGTCGATTTGGAAAAAGTAAACGGTCGCGACTACCACCTGCTCAAACTGCTTAAAGAACAGGAAGCCGAAACCTACCACCGCCTGCTCAAACAACTCGAAAAAACAGAAAATCCCTGA
- a CDS encoding helix-turn-helix transcriptional regulator, with protein sequence MNTENPPYEEAAAFLKLLANPNRLAVLCSLHDAPRNVTELAEAVGLPQAAMSAQLALLREAGLVACETKHRERLYSIADPRVAATIELLYSFFCTDKAV encoded by the coding sequence ATGAACACCGAAAATCCCCCCTACGAAGAAGCCGCCGCCTTTTTAAAACTGCTGGCCAATCCCAACCGTTTGGCCGTGTTGTGCAGCCTGCACGATGCCCCGCGCAACGTCACCGAGTTGGCCGAAGCCGTCGGCCTGCCGCAGGCCGCCATGTCCGCCCAACTCGCCCTGTTGCGCGAAGCCGGGCTGGTGGCCTGCGAAACCAAACACCGCGAGCGGCTCTATTCGATTGCCGACCCGCGCGTCGCCGCCACCATCGAGCTGCTTTATTCGTTTTTCTGCACCGATAAGGCCGTCTGA
- a CDS encoding RNA-binding S4 domain-containing protein, with the protein MEAVVYLEDKEYIALCDLLKLAGLAESGGQAKMLIAAGNVLRNGEVETRKTAKIHGGEVIEFDGARLEIANGCDPEA; encoded by the coding sequence ATGGAAGCCGTCGTTTACTTGGAAGACAAAGAATACATCGCCCTGTGCGACCTGTTGAAACTCGCCGGATTGGCCGAAAGCGGCGGGCAGGCGAAAATGCTGATTGCGGCGGGAAACGTGTTGCGTAACGGCGAAGTGGAAACACGCAAAACGGCGAAAATACACGGCGGCGAAGTGATTGAGTTTGACGGCGCAAGATTGGAGATTGCCAATGGCTGCGACCCCGAAGCCTGA
- a CDS encoding rhodanese family protein, whose protein sequence is MSAANLPRIGANEAGKLGGKVLFVDIRSAAEYRREHIAEAVCIPAAELAAKPDAAANADTLVFYCLSGMRTTQAAGALAAVANGRTAYILDGGLQAWKKAGLQTVADRSAPPDIMRQVQIGAGSLVLLGVIGGAFLLPTLYWLSAFVGAGLLTAGLTGFCGMAKILARMPWNRL, encoded by the coding sequence ATGAGCGCGGCGAATCTGCCGCGTATCGGCGCAAACGAAGCGGGCAAACTGGGCGGCAAAGTCTTGTTTGTCGATATACGCAGCGCGGCCGAATACCGGCGCGAACACATCGCCGAGGCCGTCTGCATTCCCGCAGCCGAGTTGGCCGCCAAACCCGATGCCGCCGCAAACGCCGATACGCTGGTGTTTTACTGCCTGTCGGGCATGCGTACCACGCAGGCAGCGGGCGCTTTGGCCGCAGTGGCAAACGGGCGCACGGCCTATATTCTGGACGGCGGTTTGCAGGCATGGAAAAAAGCCGGCCTGCAAACCGTGGCCGACCGCAGCGCGCCGCCCGACATCATGCGGCAGGTACAAATCGGCGCAGGCTCGCTGGTGTTGCTCGGCGTCATCGGCGGCGCGTTTCTCTTGCCCACGCTGTATTGGCTCTCTGCCTTTGTCGGTGCGGGGCTGCTCACGGCGGGGCTGACCGGGTTTTGCGGCATGGCCAAAATCCTGGCGCGGATGCCGTGGAATCGGCTTTGA